The Mucilaginibacter yixingensis genome window below encodes:
- a CDS encoding SMP-30/gluconolaconase/LRE-like region family protein → MTRKLIYALMVGMAGFSLGCAKKTMVADTAKIGTAKDPQLKVEVSAGTYTVTWVGNTFPDVNAHVGNAARSMWVSPGGIVYTASSWDEKSRNIGVYQNGNTIGSMGGTKDSQGTAITGDTTYIYTAQQAPNAGYIGRYNRASKTRDLLFKASNGTGDAIKGLVINGSELFVSDFYGNRIGVYNSAGTLLREWTVTEPGAITIDAQQNLWVAQMSTGQVKQYSLTGVAGPVIQLATTSRPSALYCDQAAGLLYIGDQGPDQNIKIYNNLSTTPVQQSTFGITGGYLDETTGIRGQAGDKRFTRVVGIGKDNAGKLYVLNNPWGGSWDVGRNGVTDLHCYNGSGSLLWTLQALNFEGNAAADSGTDGADFYSGNIMYTYSGTDGGRFKANTIDPFRYPSDPRINLGDPSRGLHFGHFASVGGKKILFACGQNPDALYSFYFNRNTDGFIGIPGDSFTLLRNGFCLDSLGNVWTSKDKTDAIQYYELTGFSATGKPIWAAPVSTPVPDSIKHLNRLEYLPKSDRMILAGGNTDWTLIGNRVEVYEGWKAGNHTAPNVVFHLTRAQAKSMSAAGDFLFVGYYAIPNVDVFDLRTGALVTTMTTNNNVYVGNDCDSMYGIKAYRKSNGQYLVTKDDYNANKVVLYQWTPGQ, encoded by the coding sequence ATGACAAGAAAATTAATCTATGCCCTGATGGTTGGCATGGCCGGCTTCAGTCTGGGCTGTGCTAAAAAAACGATGGTTGCAGATACCGCAAAAATCGGTACGGCAAAAGACCCTCAGCTAAAGGTTGAGGTAAGCGCGGGCACCTACACCGTAACCTGGGTGGGTAATACGTTTCCAGACGTTAATGCACATGTGGGTAATGCAGCGCGGTCTATGTGGGTGTCTCCCGGCGGCATCGTTTATACCGCTTCCAGCTGGGATGAAAAGAGCCGGAATATTGGTGTCTACCAAAACGGCAACACCATCGGTTCTATGGGGGGGACCAAGGACTCGCAGGGCACAGCCATTACCGGCGACACGACCTACATCTACACCGCGCAGCAGGCACCAAACGCGGGTTATATTGGCCGGTACAATCGCGCCAGCAAAACACGCGACTTGCTCTTCAAAGCCAGCAACGGCACCGGCGACGCCATCAAGGGGTTGGTGATTAACGGCAGCGAGCTTTTTGTGAGTGATTTTTACGGCAACCGGATCGGCGTTTATAACAGCGCCGGTACGCTGCTGCGCGAGTGGACGGTGACCGAACCCGGCGCCATCACTATTGATGCGCAGCAGAACCTTTGGGTAGCGCAGATGAGCACCGGACAGGTAAAGCAATACAGCCTGACCGGGGTTGCCGGGCCGGTTATTCAATTGGCCACAACCTCGCGTCCGTCGGCATTGTATTGTGATCAGGCAGCGGGGTTGCTTTATATTGGCGACCAGGGGCCCGATCAAAACATCAAGATTTATAATAACCTGAGTACAACACCAGTTCAGCAGTCAACCTTTGGGATAACTGGTGGCTATTTGGATGAAACCACCGGCATTCGCGGGCAGGCTGGCGACAAGCGCTTTACGCGTGTAGTAGGCATCGGTAAAGACAATGCCGGTAAGCTGTATGTATTGAATAATCCCTGGGGTGGCTCATGGGATGTGGGCCGTAACGGTGTGACTGATTTGCATTGTTACAACGGCAGCGGTTCGCTTTTATGGACCTTGCAAGCGCTGAACTTTGAAGGTAACGCAGCGGCTGATTCTGGTACCGATGGCGCCGATTTCTATAGTGGTAACATTATGTACACCTACAGCGGTACAGATGGCGGTCGTTTTAAAGCCAATACCATTGATCCGTTCCGTTATCCGTCAGATCCGCGCATCAACCTGGGCGATCCTTCCAGAGGCCTGCACTTCGGGCATTTTGCCAGCGTGGGCGGTAAGAAGATCTTATTTGCCTGCGGACAAAACCCGGATGCACTGTACAGTTTCTATTTTAACCGTAACACGGATGGCTTTATCGGCATCCCCGGCGATTCGTTTACACTGCTCAGAAACGGCTTCTGCCTGGACTCACTGGGAAATGTTTGGACATCCAAAGATAAAACAGACGCAATCCAGTATTATGAGCTAACCGGCTTCAGTGCCACCGGCAAGCCCATTTGGGCAGCCCCGGTAAGCACGCCGGTGCCCGACAGCATTAAACACCTCAACCGCCTGGAATACCTGCCCAAGAGCGACCGGATGATCCTGGCCGGTGGTAATACCGACTGGACACTGATTGGAAACCGCGTTGAAGTATATGAGGGCTGGAAAGCCGGAAACCACACTGCACCAAACGTTGTTTTTCATTTAACACGTGCACAGGCCAAATCAATGAGCGCCGCCGGAGACTTCCTGTTTGTGGGTTACTATGCCATACCAAATGTTGACGTGTTCGATCTGCGTACCGGTGCGCTGGTGACCACCATGACCACCAATAATAACGTTTATGTAGGTAATGACTGCGACTCGATGTACGGCATTAAAGCCTACCGCAAATCAAACGGGCAATACCTGGTTACCAAAGACGACTATAATGCCAATAAAGTAGTACTTTACCAGTGGACGCCCGGCCAGTGA
- a CDS encoding RagB/SusD family nutrient uptake outer membrane protein — translation MKKISITLLIAAFLFNSCTKVLDQVPQDKITEQNFYKSSGDAEAAAVGIYDAAQALSTQAPVAFDAASDLATAQLINFSPFSQHGITVDNATVALYWQNNYVGIGRCNDVLKNVPGIDANLFIAGQKERILGEAYFMRAYFYFNLLKAFGGVPLVTVPYSSFNDDFTIARSSSDQTYDQIIADLKLAETNLPVSYPNNVDTRGRATQGGAKALMAKVYLARKDYTNAAAKALEVMNNTTYTLVSGQTGYTNMFNPASKNSTESIFEIQYVSSSSEGNGTYSYYVPTPAPAGTQGSSYQIVPTSKIINAFETGDIRKAVSITMSPATIPVPFVGKYIRLTSGLDANIIVMRLADIILVRAEALNELGQTADATAALNIIRRRAFGLPLTTTSVRDFPSANDVANNYDLRLAIENERMKELCFEGHRFHDLVRTGRAAAVLGITTNQTLWPIPLRETGRNPKLQQNPGY, via the coding sequence ATGAAAAAGATTTCAATTACACTCCTTATAGCCGCGTTTTTATTTAACTCCTGTACCAAGGTGCTCGATCAGGTGCCGCAGGATAAAATAACCGAGCAGAATTTCTACAAATCATCAGGCGATGCAGAAGCGGCCGCGGTAGGTATTTATGATGCCGCCCAAGCCCTTTCTACCCAGGCGCCGGTAGCTTTTGACGCCGCGTCTGATCTGGCCACGGCCCAGCTGATCAACTTCAGCCCGTTCTCGCAACATGGCATCACGGTAGACAATGCAACCGTTGCCCTGTACTGGCAAAACAACTACGTGGGTATTGGCCGTTGTAATGACGTGCTGAAAAATGTGCCCGGTATTGACGCCAACCTGTTCATCGCCGGACAAAAAGAACGCATCCTGGGCGAGGCCTATTTTATGCGCGCCTACTTCTACTTTAACCTGCTGAAAGCGTTTGGCGGTGTGCCGCTGGTAACGGTTCCTTACTCTTCGTTTAATGACGATTTTACCATTGCCCGCTCCAGCAGCGATCAAACCTATGACCAGATCATTGCCGATCTTAAACTGGCAGAAACCAATCTGCCGGTTAGCTATCCCAACAATGTAGATACCCGCGGTCGTGCCACGCAGGGTGGTGCTAAAGCATTGATGGCTAAGGTGTACCTGGCTAGAAAGGATTATACCAATGCTGCTGCTAAAGCCCTGGAGGTGATGAATAATACCACCTACACACTGGTGAGTGGCCAAACCGGTTATACCAATATGTTCAATCCTGCATCAAAAAACAGTACCGAATCTATTTTTGAGATCCAGTATGTCAGCTCCTCTAGCGAGGGCAATGGCACTTACAGCTACTATGTGCCTACACCAGCACCGGCAGGTACGCAGGGCAGCAGCTACCAGATTGTGCCAACCAGCAAGATCATCAACGCATTTGAAACCGGCGATATCCGCAAGGCGGTATCCATCACCATGAGTCCGGCTACTATACCGGTACCGTTTGTGGGTAAATACATCCGCCTGACCAGCGGTCTGGATGCCAACATTATTGTGATGCGCCTGGCTGATATTATCCTGGTGCGCGCCGAAGCCCTCAACGAGTTAGGGCAAACTGCCGATGCCACGGCCGCGCTGAACATCATTCGCCGCAGGGCCTTCGGGTTGCCGCTGACCACAACATCTGTGCGTGATTTTCCGAGCGCCAATGATGTGGCTAACAATTATGATCTCCGGCTGGCTATTGAAAACGAGCGTATGAAAGAGCTTTGTTTTGAAGGACATCGTTTTCACGATTTGGTACGTACCGGCCGCGCGGCGGCCGTGCTGGGCATCACAACAAACCAGACGCTGTGGCCTATTCCACTGCGCGAAACAGGCCGTAACCCTAAACTACAGCAAAACCCGGGCTACTAA
- a CDS encoding TonB-dependent receptor has product MKLLLQYAKYRQCTLRICTVPAVISCLALGMTTVPAMASAAVRSHQLYRQDQVVTGTVTSKGEPMPGVTVTVKGTTRATTTNKEGQFSIKLNNANDVLVFSMVGFGRQEVAVGNRTTLTVELSETSSSLNEVVVVGYGSQIRKNLTSSIASVKGEEIARVPVTNLDAAIQGKVAGVQVVQNSGAPGDETYIRIRGNGSLFGENRPLYVIDGVPMNNIPAGVSPLGGDGQRITATNDINPNDIESIDVLKDAAATAIYGSRAAAGVILITTKKGKEGRARFNFNGYTGVSEITKRLPLLNGDQYVDLITQERANAGLAVDPTITKTGINTNWQDAIFKSAPISEYNMSVSGGTKDISHYLSVGYLDQTGTIVGQQHFSRINGRINLDYKATSNLRIGFSMNGTYSLNHRIDNSFSGQSVLANALIYNPNYPVYNADGSYYYDANRRATNPVMLANELRFVSIVNRYVGNIYGEYSILPNLKFKTSFGMDNQGIQDDRYQSTQVNNQSAATGAADFFTQMLWLNENTLTYTPKLSGGHVLSGVIGESTQVTSIRRIGAAGNTSATDLIEAVTGFTNRTEASDYRSKSGLLSYFGRVNYSFKDRYLVQLAGRIDGSSRFGANQKYGFFPTISGGWRISNEEFMKNQHAVSDLKLRASIGTSGSQEGLGNDFPSLATYATAVNYGTEAGIAASALSNKDLSWEATTQTNLGLDLSLFDSRVNLTVDAYLKQTNRLIFKLDLPYTSGFARTNGANIGKLQNKGIDIALSTDNIRGKFRWSTNYNMSFNRTKITDLPQLVIGDPTSSDFTESLPGLYGTTLPTSIYRVGEAVGSFFGYKSSGVNPTTGNMVYQDTNGDGKINAADRVIIGNALPKFTGGFTNTFSYKGFDLSVFLYFSYGNQVYNQTRAILERMAGYNNGDVKTLQYWTPTNTTTDVPKPMFNDPVVTNSLTNGEMSSRWVEDGSFIRLKNITLNYNLPATFLKRLHIQSAKVFISGQNLALWTHYSGYDPEAQNQSVKNSQLGIDYAVQPQPRTLSAGFNVSF; this is encoded by the coding sequence ATGAAATTACTTTTACAGTATGCTAAGTACAGGCAATGTACGCTTCGTATTTGTACGGTACCTGCGGTAATCAGCTGCCTGGCATTGGGTATGACCACTGTGCCGGCTATGGCCTCGGCAGCGGTGCGCAGCCACCAACTTTACCGGCAAGATCAGGTAGTTACCGGTACGGTCACCTCTAAAGGTGAGCCCATGCCCGGTGTTACCGTTACGGTTAAAGGAACCACCAGAGCAACAACAACTAACAAGGAGGGCCAGTTCAGCATTAAATTAAATAACGCTAATGATGTGCTGGTATTCAGTATGGTAGGTTTCGGTCGGCAGGAAGTTGCCGTGGGCAACCGCACAACGCTGACCGTGGAGCTTTCTGAAACATCCAGTTCTTTGAACGAAGTGGTTGTGGTGGGTTACGGCTCACAGATCCGTAAAAACCTCACTTCGTCAATCGCTTCCGTAAAAGGCGAGGAAATTGCACGCGTGCCGGTAACTAATCTGGATGCAGCTATCCAGGGCAAAGTGGCCGGTGTGCAGGTGGTGCAGAACTCCGGTGCTCCCGGCGATGAAACCTATATCCGTATTCGCGGTAACGGCTCGTTGTTTGGCGAGAACCGCCCGCTGTATGTTATTGACGGTGTGCCGATGAACAACATTCCGGCTGGCGTGTCGCCATTAGGGGGCGACGGACAGCGCATTACCGCCACCAATGATATCAACCCGAATGATATTGAATCGATAGACGTTTTGAAAGATGCCGCAGCCACGGCTATTTACGGCTCGCGTGCAGCAGCCGGTGTGATCCTGATCACAACCAAGAAGGGTAAAGAGGGCAGGGCCCGTTTTAACTTTAACGGCTATACCGGTGTATCTGAAATTACGAAACGATTGCCTTTATTAAACGGCGACCAATATGTCGACCTGATCACCCAGGAGCGTGCCAACGCTGGCCTGGCGGTAGATCCAACCATCACTAAAACAGGTATCAACACCAACTGGCAGGACGCCATTTTTAAAAGTGCGCCCATTTCAGAGTATAACATGTCGGTTTCCGGCGGTACTAAAGACATCAGTCATTACTTATCTGTCGGCTACCTTGATCAAACCGGTACCATTGTAGGGCAGCAGCACTTTAGCCGTATTAACGGCCGTATCAACCTCGACTATAAAGCCACCAGCAACCTGCGCATCGGTTTTAGCATGAATGGCACTTACTCGCTCAACCACCGTATTGATAACAGCTTTTCGGGGCAGTCGGTATTGGCCAATGCGTTGATCTATAATCCCAACTATCCGGTTTATAATGCCGATGGTAGCTATTATTACGATGCTAACCGTCGGGCTACCAACCCGGTTATGCTGGCTAACGAGTTGCGGTTTGTATCTATCGTGAACCGTTATGTGGGCAACATTTATGGCGAGTACAGCATTTTGCCTAACCTGAAGTTCAAGACCAGCTTTGGTATGGATAACCAGGGCATTCAGGACGACCGCTATCAAAGCACCCAGGTTAATAACCAGAGCGCTGCCACCGGTGCTGCCGATTTCTTTACCCAAATGCTGTGGCTTAACGAAAATACGCTGACCTACACACCCAAGCTATCCGGCGGACACGTGCTTTCTGGCGTTATCGGTGAAAGTACGCAGGTTACCAGCATCCGCAGAATTGGAGCTGCCGGCAACACCAGTGCTACCGATCTGATCGAAGCCGTAACCGGTTTTACTAACCGTACAGAAGCCAGTGATTATAGGTCCAAATCAGGGCTGTTGTCTTATTTCGGTCGCGTAAATTATAGTTTTAAAGACCGCTACCTGGTACAACTTGCCGGACGTATTGATGGCTCGTCCCGTTTTGGCGCTAATCAGAAATATGGTTTCTTCCCCACTATTTCCGGCGGCTGGAGAATCAGTAACGAGGAATTTATGAAAAATCAGCACGCGGTGAGCGACCTGAAACTGCGGGCCAGTATAGGTACCTCGGGCAGCCAGGAAGGTTTAGGCAACGATTTCCCGTCGCTGGCCACCTATGCTACTGCGGTGAATTATGGTACAGAAGCAGGTATTGCTGCGTCGGCACTCTCCAACAAAGATTTAAGCTGGGAAGCTACCACGCAAACCAACCTGGGTTTAGACCTGTCGCTGTTTGACAGTCGCGTTAATCTGACCGTAGATGCTTATCTAAAACAAACCAACCGCCTCATCTTCAAGCTAGATCTGCCTTATACTTCGGGTTTTGCGCGTACCAACGGTGCTAACATTGGCAAGCTGCAAAACAAAGGTATAGATATAGCGCTGAGTACCGATAACATCCGCGGCAAGTTCCGTTGGTCTACCAACTATAACATGTCGTTCAATCGTACCAAGATCACCGATCTGCCCCAACTGGTAATTGGCGATCCTACCAGCTCTGATTTTACCGAGAGTTTGCCAGGTTTATATGGTACCACTTTGCCAACCAGTATTTACCGCGTAGGCGAGGCCGTTGGTTCGTTTTTCGGTTATAAAAGCTCTGGCGTTAACCCGACGACCGGTAATATGGTTTACCAGGATACCAACGGCGATGGCAAAATTAACGCTGCCGACCGTGTGATTATCGGTAACGCCCTGCCCAAGTTTACAGGTGGCTTTACCAATACCTTTAGCTACAAAGGTTTTGATCTGAGTGTTTTCCTTTATTTCTCTTACGGCAATCAGGTTTATAACCAAACCCGTGCCATTCTGGAGCGCATGGCCGGCTATAACAACGGCGACGTGAAAACCTTACAATACTGGACACCAACCAACACCACTACCGATGTGCCTAAACCCATGTTTAATGACCCGGTTGTCACTAATAGTTTGACCAATGGTGAGATGTCGTCGCGTTGGGTGGAGGATGGTTCGTTCATTCGCCTGAAAAACATCACGCTGAATTATAACCTGCCGGCTACATTCTTGAAACGCTTGCATATTCAAAGCGCTAAAGTGTTCATCAGCGGGCAAAACCTGGCGCTGTGGACCCATTACTCGGGCTATGATCCGGAAGCACAGAACCAGTCTGTAAAAAACTCCCAGTTGGGGATCGATTATGCTGTGCAGCCACAGCCGCGCACGCTGAGCGCAGGTTTTAATGTAAGTTTCTAA
- a CDS encoding helix-turn-helix domain-containing protein, which yields MSQKRTTTIGKFEGLYGDRQARSDRDYLFAERLETRSKQFGWQIEPHTHPGIMQIFLVTTGEVELQEAGEVSRLAAPCLLVIPATHLHGFKFSEQSGGYIVSLSDILFASLWKDVPVLTAMAGQLIRITEFSATYSSDRISSMMEAITIEQEIHDARQQLMLTACLQQLFLAIYRLIPPVKTESTALGTGHMIRLQQLIRESEGQISVEQLAGALHLSAPHLNRLCRKATGRSVSGLINDYLVTEARKYLSYTNLTIAQIAYRLHFEYPNYFARFFKQHTGQTPGDYRKK from the coding sequence ATGAGCCAAAAGAGAACAACGACCATTGGGAAATTTGAAGGGCTGTATGGCGACCGGCAGGCCCGCTCTGACCGCGACTATCTGTTTGCCGAACGGCTTGAAACCCGCAGCAAACAATTTGGCTGGCAGATTGAGCCGCACACGCATCCCGGTATTATGCAGATTTTCCTGGTAACAACGGGGGAAGTTGAATTACAGGAAGCCGGGGAGGTGAGCAGGTTAGCGGCCCCTTGTCTGCTGGTAATACCCGCTACCCATTTGCACGGCTTCAAATTCAGCGAACAATCGGGTGGGTATATTGTCAGCCTTTCTGATATACTGTTTGCTTCACTCTGGAAAGATGTGCCCGTACTCACAGCCATGGCTGGTCAGCTGATCCGGATCACAGAATTTTCTGCCACTTATTCATCCGATCGCATCAGCAGCATGATGGAAGCTATTACTATTGAACAGGAAATCCACGATGCCCGGCAGCAACTTATGCTGACCGCCTGTTTGCAACAATTGTTTCTGGCCATTTACCGCCTGATACCGCCAGTAAAGACCGAAAGCACCGCCTTGGGCACTGGTCATATGATCCGATTGCAGCAGTTGATCAGGGAAAGTGAAGGGCAGATCAGTGTTGAACAACTGGCCGGCGCTCTGCATTTGTCGGCCCCTCACCTGAACCGCTTGTGCCGGAAAGCCACCGGGCGCTCCGTTAGCGGCCTCATTAATGATTACCTGGTAACCGAAGCCAGAAAGTACCTGAGCTATACCAATCTCACCATCGCCCAGATTGCTTACCGGCTGCATTTTGAGTATCCCAACTATTTTGCCCGTTTCTTTAAGCAGCATACCGGTCAAACACCGGGCGACTATCGGAAAAAATGA
- a CDS encoding multidrug effflux MFS transporter: MNKRPGTLIIVVLGMLIALSPFSIDMYLPAFPAIAAALHTNIARVGYSLTSYYAGLCVGQLIYGILIDRFGRKKPLLAGLLIYLAAGLCCALAGGINLLIGVRLFMALGGCVGMVAARAIVRDLYPPEEMAGVLSLLVLVMGIAPVIAPTIGGLIGSWLGWRWVFGTMALIGALLIPGVWLILPETKTADKRVSLKPGNISAAYLAVLRNPTFLKYTLAGGISYAGMYAYIAGSPFVFMQKFGFSDTAYGWAFALNACGLIAGSQLNRLALRKYTSATVVRVACALLFLTGLGLLLVTWAGIAGPAITLAFIFFFLFWIGFINPNTTALALAPFTAAAGRASAVLGSSQMIAGVAASWLVSFFNNGTTLIMPVVMFGCTLISFLLLAGRKRAQRTALAVS; the protein is encoded by the coding sequence ATGAATAAACGACCAGGAACCCTGATCATCGTGGTGCTGGGCATGCTGATCGCCCTCAGCCCCTTTTCAATTGATATGTACCTACCGGCATTTCCGGCTATTGCGGCGGCATTGCATACCAATATTGCCCGGGTGGGCTATTCGCTAACCAGCTATTATGCCGGATTATGTGTGGGACAATTGATCTACGGAATTCTGATTGACCGCTTCGGGCGGAAAAAGCCGCTGCTGGCCGGGCTGCTGATTTACCTGGCAGCCGGGCTGTGCTGCGCCCTGGCCGGTGGTATTAATTTGCTCATTGGTGTTCGCCTGTTCATGGCGCTGGGCGGTTGCGTGGGCATGGTGGCTGCGCGGGCTATAGTACGTGATTTGTATCCGCCCGAAGAAATGGCCGGAGTATTATCGCTTCTGGTACTGGTGATGGGGATAGCACCGGTAATTGCCCCAACCATTGGCGGCCTTATTGGCAGTTGGCTGGGCTGGCGCTGGGTGTTTGGCACTATGGCGTTGATTGGAGCACTTTTAATACCCGGGGTATGGTTGATTTTACCGGAAACCAAAACGGCAGACAAGCGGGTATCGCTGAAGCCGGGCAATATCTCGGCAGCTTACCTGGCGGTGCTGCGTAACCCAACCTTCCTGAAGTATACGCTGGCGGGCGGCATTAGTTATGCCGGTATGTATGCCTACATTGCGGGCTCGCCCTTTGTATTCATGCAAAAATTCGGGTTTTCTGATACGGCCTATGGCTGGGCATTTGCCCTGAACGCCTGCGGACTGATTGCCGGCAGTCAGCTCAATCGTCTGGCGCTCAGAAAATACACCAGCGCTACGGTTGTTCGAGTAGCGTGCGCCCTGCTTTTTCTGACAGGCCTGGGACTGCTGCTAGTTACCTGGGCAGGCATTGCCGGGCCCGCAATTACGCTGGCTTTTATCTTCTTTTTCCTGTTTTGGATTGGTTTTATCAACCCTAATACCACCGCCCTGGCACTTGCGCCATTTACCGCTGCCGCCGGCCGGGCGTCTGCGGTACTGGGCAGCTCACAGATGATTGCGGGTGTTGCGGCTTCGTGGCTGGTGAGCTTTTTTAATAACGGTACTACGCTCATCATGCCGGTGGTGATGTTCGGTTGTACACTGATTAGCTTCCTGTTACTGGCGGGCAGAAAGCGGGCGCAAAGGACGGCTCTGGCTGTGAGCTGA
- a CDS encoding DUF1080 domain-containing protein, which yields MKRITSLVCLLLVARCFSYAQEAAKPEDTEVWKPVPPKVEPVRYEKISPPADAVVLFDGKNLDEWVAVADRNKPAGWTVSGGVLTVNKSAGNIETKRSFGSYQLHIEWRIPANITGEGQARGNSGLFLASTGKGDAGYELQIVDTYENKTYVNGMAGSIYKQFAPLANPARKAGEWQTYDISWKAPTFDASGKATSPARVTVWFNGILVQNNVELLGPTRYIGKATYDVAHGPSPIKLQAHGDKSEPISFRNIWIRPVE from the coding sequence ATGAAAAGAATAACTTCACTAGTTTGTTTACTGCTGGTTGCCCGTTGTTTCAGCTACGCGCAGGAGGCCGCCAAGCCAGAAGATACCGAAGTATGGAAGCCGGTACCGCCAAAAGTTGAGCCGGTTAGATATGAGAAAATTAGCCCGCCAGCAGATGCGGTGGTATTGTTTGACGGTAAAAATCTGGACGAATGGGTTGCTGTTGCAGATCGTAACAAACCAGCTGGCTGGACAGTAAGCGGCGGTGTGCTCACCGTTAATAAATCTGCCGGAAATATTGAAACCAAACGCTCTTTTGGCAGCTACCAGTTGCATATAGAGTGGCGCATCCCCGCTAATATTACCGGCGAGGGACAAGCCCGTGGTAACAGCGGTTTGTTTTTGGCTTCAACAGGTAAAGGCGATGCCGGTTACGAATTGCAGATTGTTGATACCTACGAGAACAAAACCTACGTTAACGGCATGGCAGGCAGCATCTACAAGCAATTTGCACCGTTGGCTAACCCGGCACGCAAAGCCGGCGAATGGCAAACGTATGATATTAGCTGGAAAGCGCCAACGTTTGATGCCAGTGGTAAAGCAACCAGCCCGGCACGGGTAACGGTGTGGTTTAACGGTATACTGGTTCAGAACAACGTAGAACTGCTTGGGCCAACCAGATACATTGGCAAAGCAACCTATGATGTTGCTCATGGCCCGTCGCCAATTAAACTGCAGGCTCATGGCGATAAGAGCGAACCTATCAGCTTCCGCAATATCTGGATCAGACCGGTTGAATAA
- a CDS encoding sugar phosphate isomerase/epimerase: MTNRREFLTQAGMLGAGLMLAPQLLSAKTNAVAGLQLYTLRDQLPKDVKGVIAKVAEAGYKEVEVFGYSKDKGFWGLSAVEFKKLLDQHGLKSPSGHYGMDQLLADGTFTELDDAIAAAKMLGHQYVTMPYVNAKFRRTAADVEKLIAKINIAAERIHQAGLKMAYHNHDFEFTEIEGVPLYSSLLKGANPKLVDFEMDLYWVVRAGQDPVKLFDAHPGRFTMVHVKDMDKQDPKLNTEVGSGSINFQQILAKAKVAGIKHYIVEQENFKIDPYVSIQQSSKYLRTVLLA, translated from the coding sequence ATGACAAACAGAAGAGAATTTTTAACACAGGCAGGTATGCTGGGCGCTGGTTTAATGCTGGCTCCGCAACTATTGTCTGCTAAAACCAATGCCGTGGCCGGATTACAATTATATACCCTGCGCGATCAATTGCCAAAAGATGTAAAAGGCGTTATTGCCAAAGTAGCCGAAGCCGGTTACAAAGAGGTAGAAGTATTTGGCTACAGCAAAGACAAAGGTTTTTGGGGCTTAAGTGCCGTAGAGTTTAAAAAATTGCTGGATCAGCACGGATTAAAATCGCCAAGCGGTCATTACGGTATGGATCAGTTATTGGCTGATGGTACATTTACCGAACTGGACGATGCCATTGCTGCGGCTAAAATGCTGGGTCATCAGTATGTAACGATGCCGTATGTTAACGCCAAATTTCGTCGCACAGCTGCCGATGTTGAAAAGCTGATTGCTAAAATTAATATAGCCGCAGAGCGCATTCATCAGGCGGGTCTGAAAATGGCTTATCATAACCACGATTTTGAGTTTACGGAGATTGAAGGCGTTCCATTATACAGCTCGCTGCTCAAAGGCGCCAACCCTAAGCTGGTTGATTTTGAAATGGATCTGTACTGGGTAGTACGTGCAGGACAAGATCCGGTTAAATTATTCGATGCGCATCCGGGCCGGTTCACCATGGTACACGTAAAGGATATGGACAAACAAGATCCTAAGCTTAACACCGAAGTTGGCTCAGGCAGCATCAATTTCCAGCAAATATTGGCCAAAGCCAAAGTGGCCGGTATTAAGCATTATATTGTTGAGCAGGAGAATTTTAAGATTGATCCGTATGTCAGTATACAGCAAAGCAGCAAATATTTACGAACCGTATTATTAGCCTAA